A segment of the Streptomyces sp. P9-A2 genome:
TCGCCCACTCCCACGTCGATGCTGAGCTTCACGGTCATGCCCTCGGGCACGATCACATGGATGCGGCCCACGCCGACGTTCGCCCGCGTCGACACGGTCTCTCCCTCGGGTATCCGTGCCTCGGACAGATCCAGGGTGCCGGTGCCGGTGCCCAAGTCGTAGACCGGGCGTATCTGGGCGGCCGAGGCGGGCTCCCAGGTGGTGCGCATCCACTCGGTGCCGATGTCCTTGGGCACGGCCGACGAGGCGGCGAGCAGCCCCGCGGTGATGACCGCCAGGAGGATCGACCCTGCTCCGGTGCGGCCCAGGAAAGCACTGACCGCCAGGCCGATGCCGAAGATGGCGAGCGCACACGCGAGACCGGTCTGCAGGCTGGTGCCGAGTGGCTGCGTCTCCCAGGTCAGTCCTGCGCCCAGGCCGGCCGCGAGCAGGGCGAGCAGGAAGATCCAGCCGCCGATCCAGCGGGGGCCGCGCGGCTTCGCCGCCAGGTGCCGGGTGGACGAGTCGTGGCGGGCGGAGGAGTGGGGGTCGAGTCTGACGTTGATCGCGGAAGCGATGTCCGGGGCCCGGGAGCCCTGGGGTCCCCACAGATAGCCCGTGCCGCCGATGTGCGTACCGTCCTTGACGATGGGGTCGCGCCACCACGAGGAGAAGGCGGCGGGAACCGGCGGTGCCTGGGGCTCCGGCGGGGCGTCGGCGGCGGCCTGGGCGGCGAGGGGGTCAGGGCTGGGGGTACCGCGCTGCCGCGACCAGTACCCGGCACCGGCGAGCAGCAGGGAGAGCATCACGGCGAAGCTCAGCACCCCGCCGTTGTTCAGCATGGTGAGGAAGACACCGCAGCCGACCAGCGCGAAGAGTATGGCTGCCAGCGTGTGGCCGTCGACCCGGCCGGTCAGCAGCCTGCGGATCTCATTCTCCTCTTCGCCCTCGTACGGGACGAGGAGCCAGGCGAAGCCGTAGAAGATGAGGCCGACGCCACCGGTGGCGGAGAGCACCGCCAGCGTGATGCGGAAGATCACCGGGTCCATGTCGCACTGCCGACCGAGCCCGGAGCACACTCCGCCGAGCATCTGGTGCCGGCGGTCGCGCCGGAAACGGTGCGGCGGCTCGGGCACGGGCGCCTCACCGGGAGGGCGCGGAGCTCCGGCGGAGGCGGTCTCCCCGGCAGACGTACCGCCTGTCGCGCCCGAGGCGGACGCGCCCTCCCGCGGCCCGGCGCCCTCGGAAGGGCGCGGGCCGGAGCCGGGCCCCGGACCCGTCGCGGCGTGCTGGTGATCTGTCATGAGTCCATGGTGACGGGCGAGCCGCCGGGACGGCAGTCGGGACGACCCTGGCCGGACCCTGATATCGGCCCTGAGAGGCGGCCGGGGAGCGTTCGAGGGGCCGGACCCCCGGAGATCAGGGGAGTCTCCGGGACCGACCCTGATGCCTCGGAACCAGGGGCCGTGTGACCATCATTGGCATGTCGGAAGCCGCAGCAGCGCCACTCGCAGAGCCGCGGCCGCCGCGCAAGCTCTACCGCAGCAGTGACGGACGCTGGCTCGGTGGTGTGGCGCGGGGGCTCGCCGGACACCTCGGGCTGCCCGTGATCTGGGTACGGCTCGTCTTCGTCGGCCTGTTCATGGCCGACGGCCTGGGCACACTGCTGTACGCCGCCTTCTGGTTCTTCGTACCGCTCGGGGTCGGCGGAGTGGACGCACAGAAGCCGCCCACGCCGGTCGCGACCGAGAGCTCGCCGGACGGCCGGCGCAGACTCGTCACCCGCAGACCGGACAAGGGCCAGATCGTCGCCCTGCTCCTCATGGTCGTCGTGGCCATGGTCTTCGTCGGCAATGTGAACCTGTCCAACGGTGCCAGGGCCTACCTCTGGCCGACCGTGCTCGTCGGCGCGGGCGTCGCCCTGGTCTGGCGGCAGGCGGACAACGCGCGCCGGGCCCGCTGGGTCGAGGTCGGCAGCCGCCGCCGCACGATCACCCTGCTGCGGGCCGGCGCCGGCGTACTGCTGGTGACGGCCGGTGTGTCGGGCATTTTCGTCCTGCGGGGCTCCGGCGCCCACCTCGCGTCGGTGCTCCAGGCGGCCCTCGCGGTCCTCGTCGGGATCACGCTCCTCGCCGGTCCCTACCTCGTGCGCATGACCCAGGACCTCTCCGAGGAACGGCTGATGCGCATCCGTGCCCAGGAGCGTGCCGAGGTCGCCGCCCACGTCCACGACTCGGTGCTGCACACTCTCACCCTGATCCAGCGCAACGCCGACAGTCCGGGCGAGGTGCGCCGGCTCGCCCGCGCCCAGGAGCGCGACCTGCGCACCTGGCTCTACAAGCCCGAGGGCACCGGCAAGGACGAGGCCGACGAGCCCACCACCCTCGCCGACGCCATACGGCGCAATGCCGCGGAGGTGGAGGACAAGCACGGTGTCCCCATCGAGGTCGTCGTCGTCGGCGACTGCCCGCTCGACGAGAAGACCGGCCCGCAGATGCAGGCCGCGCGCGAGGCGATGGTGAACGCGGCCAAGTACGGTGGCGAGGGGGGTGCTGTACAGGTCTACGCCGAAGTCGAGGGAAGGACGGTCTTCGTGTCCGTCCGGGACCGCGGCCCCGGTTTCGACCTCGACTCGATACCCGCCGACCGCATGGGTGTCAGAGAATCGATCATCGGCCGCATGGAGCGCAACGGCGGCACGGCGCGGCTGCGCGCGGTGCCGGACGGCGGCACGGAGGTCGAGCTGGAGATGGAAAGGGCGGAGAACACGTCATGAGCGAGCCGAACGAGCCGACCGAGCCGAACGGAACGGCGGGACCGGCCGGCCAGGCCGCCGAGTCCGCGCAGTCCACCGGGGGCGCCGGACGCCATGTGCGGGTCGTCCTCGTCGACGACCACCGCATGTTCCGCACGGGCGTCCAGGCCGAGATCGGACAGACCGAACAGACCGGCGTCGAGGTGGTCGGCGAGGCCGCGGACGTCGACCAGGCGGTCACGGTCATCACCGCGACCCGGCCCGAAGTCGTCCTCCTCGACGTGCACCTGCCCGGTGGCGGCGGCGTGGAAGTACTCAGGCGCTGCGCCCCGTTGATGGGCGACACCGAGCGGCCGGTCCGTTTCCTCGCACTGTCCGTCTCGGACGCGGCGGAGGACGTGATCGGCGTGATCAGGGGCGGCGCCCGCGGATACGTGACCAAGACGATCACCGGGATCGACCTGGTCGACTCGGTCTTCCGGGTCCAGGAGGGCGACGCCGTCTTCTCCCCCCGCCTGGCCGGCTTCGTTCTCGACGCCTTCGCCTCGACCGACGCCCCGCCGCTCGACGAGGACCTCGACCGCCTCACCCAGCGCGAGCGCGAGGTGCTGCGGCTCATCGCCCGGGGATACGCGTACAAGGAGATCGCCAAGCAGCTCTTCATCTCGGTGAAGACGGTCGAGTCCCATGTCTCGGCGGTGCTGCGCAAGCTCCAGCTTTCCAACCGCCACGAACTGACCCGCTGGGCAACGGCCCGCCGTCTGGTGTGACCAGCTGCTGGGCGAGTAGGCGCTCATTTCATCAGGGCGGACCCGCCGGGAGGAGGGGCTGCATGCTGCTGCGTTTCCGTACGGTGAACGTACGGTCACTGCGCGACGAGCAGGAGCTGTCCTTCGTCGTATCGCCGGACGAGGAGTCCGACGCGGCGCGGACCGTCCAACTGTCCGACGGCAAGCGGATGGGGATCTACCCGGTCGTCGGGCTCTTCGGGCCCGACGCCTCGGGGAAGTCCGATGTCATCACCGCGTTGTTGCTCGCAGGGGCTGTGAGTTACGGATGAGCGGAGACGGTGAGTTCGAACCACACCGTCTTGCCGATTCCGCACTCCCTTCTCGCCGCACCCCAGTCGTCCGACAGCTTCGCCACCAGTTCCAGGCCCCGGCCGGATTCGTCGTCCAGGGCTGCCCTTGTCGGTGTCGGCAGTGTGCTGTTCGCGTCGGTCACCGTGATGCGGAGGCGGTTGTCCGTGAGTTCGCAGCGGGCCCGGATCTCACGGCCGACCGGAGCCTTCGCGTGACGGTAGGCGTTGGTCATCAGTTCACCTGGTACAAGTCCAGTTATAGCGACAGTCAGGGAGGTGCCTGCGTCGAAGTCGCCCCCTGCCCCCACACCGTCCACGTCCGGGACTCGAAGCTCGGGTCCCGGAGTCCTCGGTTCGCCGTCGCAGGAGGTGCCTGGACCGTGTTCGTCGCGTATGCCCGTACCGAAGCTTGAGCTTCGAGGGGCGAGCCTCGGGATCCGAGCAGCGGCGGCACCCGGAGGAACGTCGTACGGGAGGCTCCGTCGGTCACTCTGCCTCGCGCCGCCGCCCTCGTCCGCGAAGCCGTCCTCGCTGCCCGCGACCGTCGGCAACCGGCCACATCCTGTCCGGAGCCGGTGCCGCACCCGTAAGGAACCGGCCTTCGAGCTGCCTGAAAGTGGCTCCCGGTCCCAGACCGCCCTCAGGCCACCCGGGCGGCTCCCGCGAAGGGCATTTCGGTGAGCGGGGCGATGCGGACCGAGGAGCCGGAGTTCGGGGCGTGGATCATCTGCCCGTTGCCGATGTAGAGGCCGACGTGGGTGATGCCGGAGTAGAAGAAGACCAGGTCGCCGGGGCGGAGTTCGGACCGTTCGACGCGGCGGCCGGCGTTGATCTGGGCGTAGGTCGTGCGGGGCAGGGACACGCCCGCCGAGCGGTACGCGGCCTGGACGAGGCCCGAGCAGTCGAAGGTGTTCGGGCCGGTGGCGCCCCAGACGTAGGGGCTGCCGAGCTTCTGGTAGGCGTAGGAGACGGCGTCGGCGGATCGAGGGCCGGGTGCCTGGGCGGTGACGGAACCGGGCGCGGAACCGGGCGCGGAGGTGGGGGTGGCGGGGCCGGTGCGGTCCGTTCCGCCGTCGGTGAGTTCCGTGCGCTGCTCGGGTGTCAGCCGGGACAGCAGACGGCGTGCGGCGTCCAGCTTGCCGGTGACTGTCTTCTTGTGCCGTTTCAGCTCTGCCTGGCGGGAGGACAGTGAGGTGAGTTCGAGGCGGGCGGCACCGCGTAGTTGCTCGATCTCGCGGAGTTGCCCGCGTACGCGTCCCACCGCCGCGTTCTGGCGGCTGCCCGCCCGTTCGGCGAACGCGGCGCCGTCCAGGTAGCCGTCGGGGTCGTCGGAGAGGACGAGCTGCAGGGCGGGGTCGAGGCCGCCACTGCGGTACTGGGCCGCCGCGACCGTTCCCAGCGCCGTCCGTGCGGAGTTGAGCCGGTCCTCCTCGCGGGCGGCCTCGTCCTGCAGGTCGTGCAGCCGCTGCCGGGCCGACTCCGCCTTCTCCTTCGCACCGTTGTACTTCTCGGTGGCGGCCTCCGCCTCCTGGAACAGCTTGTCGGCCTCGGCCTTGACCTGTCCCGGTGCCGGCTGGGGCTCGGCGTGCCCCGTCCCGTCGAATCCGGTCGCGGTGGCCGCGCCGGCCAGGGCGAGAGTGACGGCCCTGCGGGTCCTGCCGCCGCCCAGCAGGAACTGTCTGGGCTTGCGGTGTGCTGCCACGTGGACTCCACGTCCTTTCCCGACGACCGCCCGGTCCGTGTGCACGGCCGGCCGGAGGCTCGGCCGCCGCGCCTTCCGGGCGATGGTGTCCGGCTGCCGCCCCTGGTCCGGGCAGCGGTGGGGAGCCGGTCACCTGGTGGAGGACGCTATTCCGGGTCCGGACGACCCGGTGACGGGTTGATCGGAAATGACAGGAGCGGATCGTTGAGTGAATGCGGGAGACCGAAGGCGCAGGGCACGGCCGTCGCCTTCCGTCAGCGCGATGATCAAAGCGCTGAATGAGGGGCGGGGCGGTGGGCCTGGGTGCTATGCGGCGCGCCGGGCCATGAGGCCGACGGGGCAGGGTGGTGTCGGCTGGGGGACGGGGGCCTCGTTAGGCTCCGGCTCATGGACGTACTCATCCACCTCTTCGTCGGCCTGCACATCATCGGCATCGCGTCGCTCCTCGGTGGCTTCCTCACCCAGATGAAGGCGATGGGGCAGGGCACCGCACGCTTCGTCCCCGCGATGCTGCACGGTGCGCTGACGATGCTGGTCACCGGTGTGGTCCTGGTCGGGCTGAACCAGGCGCAGGACTATTCCGTCGACAACATCAAGATCGGTGTCAAGCTGGCCCTGCTGATCGTGATCCTCGGCCTGGTCTACGTGAAGCGGGACGACGAGAAGGTGGACAAGGGCCTGTTCGGCCTCGTCGGCCTGTTGACCACGGCGAACATCTTCATCGCCGTGCTGTGGACCTGACGGGTTCCCGCACGGGTCCGGACGTGATCGCGGCTCGCGCCGAGGCCACCGCCCCGACGGCGACCACCAGCCAGACGGCCACCGCGACCCACAACAGCACACGCCCCAGGCCCTCGAGCCACGGGACGCCGACGGCGGTGGACGCGCCCAGCGTCGCCGCCGCCGTCATGCCCAGGGGGAACACGGTCGCCCAGCGCCGCGTGTCGTACCGCGGCCGCGGCCGGACGGCCTCACCGACCAGCAGTACGCCGTACCAGGCCAGGTCGAGCACCAGCAGGTCGACGGTCATCACGCGCAGGACACCGAGGTCGTCGTCGTTCCACAGATGCAGCCGGGCGCTGTCGGCGACGAGCAGCTCCGCCCCGGCGAGCGCCGAGATGGCAATCGCACCGCCCGCGACCCAGTGGTCCCCGGCCCCCTCGGTCACCTGCCGCAGGTCGAAGCGGAACAGGGCGATGGCGTAGAGCACCAGCCCGGACCAGAACAGCACCAGCGCCACCCGCGCGAGCCAGGTCGCCGACTCGGCCGCGGCGAGCGTCGCGGCCAGGACGGCGAGCCCCTGCGTGGCCACACAGCACAGGAACACCGATCCGGGCATGCGAGGCTGCCGGCGTCGTACGACCAGTACGAGCAGCGCAGGCCAGAGCACCGCGGCCGGCGCGAGCAGCGCCCCGGCGAGCGCGTCGTGGCCCAGCGCGGACACCTGTGCGCCGAGCACGGTCGTCGCGGCGACCGCGGTGAGCGTGGTGAGCGCACCGGGTGTCTCCGCCTCCGGGATCCATCGCTCGCGTTCCCGCAGCAGCCGTAGGACGAACTCCGCCGCCAGCCCCAGCCAGGCGGCGCAGGCGAGCACGAGGAAGATCCGCGAGAGGATCTCCCGCCCCGCCAGATGCAGGGCCGTCGACACGATGCCGGTCGCCATCACGGCGGCACCGGCCGCCGGGGAACGCTGCGCCCACCAGGCGCGGAAGGGGTAGGCGGGAGGGGTGGGCATGGGCCGATGCCAGAAGAGCCTGCCGTGCCGGAAGGGGCGCCGCGCGGTGACCGTCCGGGCACTGAACATATGGCGTCAACCGTGCCTTACGGACCGAATTCAGGGCCTTTTCGCCTCCGGTGGCGCGAGAGCCGGACAGGCGAGAGACCGTTGGGCCGGAGACGACCGGCTTGAACACGGCCTGCTCGGCCCGCAGCAGCGCAGCCTCGGCCGGCGAGTTCGTGCACGGTGAGTGGGGAGATGCCGAGGGAGGGAGATGCCGAGGGAGGGAGAGACGCCGAGGGTTCCGGCGGGGTGCGGTGTTCGGATCTGCCGTGCTGGGATTCAGGACCTCGAAAGCCTCCTCCTCGCGGGTCCGAGAGGGTTTTTTGCTCACCTGGTCGACTGTCGGACAGTATTCTTCCATAAGCGTGAGGTCAGGTATGCGTCAGCGCTGCCTGGAAGAGGCTCGCCAATACGCGAGTGCGTGAGAACCCCGTGTCGAACCAGCTGCCGAGGAAGAGAGTCAAGAGTCAGATGCGCATCAATGAACAGAGCGCTGATCGCAAGCCGCCCGGCCGCGCCCCGGCCACACCCCAGACACCCGGTGTCGTCCCTGCGGGCCTTCTCGCTCTCCAGAGCACTGCGGGAAATGCGGCCGTCGTGCAAATGCTCCGCCAGGCCGGCCATACCCGGGCCCCGGCGGAGCAGCACCAGCACGGAGCGGGCTGCGGTCATCAGCAACAGCCCGCCGTGCAGCGTTCCGCGGTCCACGATGTCCTGCGCGCCGGGGGCCGGCCCCTCGACACCACGACCCGTACCGACATGGAAACCCGGCTCGGAGCCGACTTCTCCGATGTCCGTATCCATAACGACAGCGCCGCGAAGGCTTCAGCCGCCGAAGTCGGCGCCCGCGCCTACACGTCCGGCAGTCACATCGTCATCGGCGAGGGCGGCGCGGACAAGCACACCCTCGCCCACGAATTGACCCATGTTGTTCAGCAGCGCGAGGGACCTGTCGCAGGAGTCGACAACGGGGCGGGGTTGCGCGTGTCGGATCCCTCGGACCGATTCGAACGTGAAGCCGAGGCCACCGCGCGGCGGGTGATGTCGGGCCCGGCCGTTACCCGACTGGATGTTCAAGGCGCGACGGAGCGTCAGGCACCTGTCGGTGCGCAGGTCGTGCAGCGGGCGCCCGACGTCCAGGATTTCCTGAAGGACGACCACTGGGCAAAGCGGGCGGCCGGACTTCCGAAGCAAAATCCGCGTCCGACGTCGAAACCGCGCTTGCTGAAGGAGGTTCTCGCGGAGACCGGGCCCGCGCTCCTGGATAAACTGAGGAAAAAGTATACGAACACGACCGCCAAGCAGCGCGCAGCCATGGGTCAGTTGGAAATTTTCAGGACCATGGAGATCGATGAATGCGAGGCGATAATGCACTGGTGGAACAGTGATCATCAGCGCAACACGGCCGACTGGATGAAAAAGAACAGGGATGATCCGGAAGGTATCGCCGCCCGATTCAAGGAAGAAGCCTCCATGGAGGAGCCAATGATTGGCGTCATCCCGGTGAAGAACCATCTTGGTGATGAGGGGCAGGCCCGCACCTATATCGATGACAGGCGCCCGGGAGAGCAAGCGCTGATGAAGTTCACATTGAAGCCCGGAGTGCATGAAATTCTTTTCGACTCGGAGCACATGGCGGTTTCGGGAGAAAGTAATAATCGCACCCCCCAGAGCCTCAGAAATATTGCCGGGGCGAAGGGCGGTTCCATGCCCGAGGCTTCTACTGGTGAGGGCGTACTGGGCGGGCATATCGGACTGAAGCAGGAGAAAAAGGGGGATTTCAGTTTGAGTGTGGGTGACAGTGACGCCTCTCGGCTGCTGTTTCAGCAGTTCCTCACGAAGGTTGAGATCGTCCCGGCCTGATGGCCTGATGGCCTGATGGCCTGATGGCCTGATGGCCTGACGGCCTCACGGAGGGCGTAGCTGTGACGTTCCTCCGGTCTGCCGGGTGATGGACAACCGCGCTGGCGCCCGCCGGCGGAATCCGGGCGGGCTTCAGACGGCTTTTTGGGTAATCGGTGGCTCGCCCGACGTGGTGTATCGCTGGGCCGAGCTGGGCCGCCGCTTCCTGCCCCGCGGAAGTCCCGGACCGGCCGCCCGGCTGCCGCCTCTTCACCGACCAGTAGGCCTCACGAGGTGTCCGCGAAGACTCCTGCGGCCCGGCGGCAGCGGACCTCGGCAGCTCCGGCCCGGTCATCGGTTCTCGAACCGGGCGGTCTCGCACCGTCACGCCCGATGTGCGTAACCGGAGGGACGCACAAGGTGATTCCGGCCGAGGTTGTCCAGCGCCCCCGCCATGCCATGCACCCGTGGGGCACCCGTGGGGCGCACGAATGCCCTGAGCGGCGGCGGCGGGGGGCGCTCGGCGAAGCGGTTCTCGTCGGTCTGTCGCAAGTGGCGAGTCGACGACGGATCGCTGAGAGTCCGACAGGTCCGAAGTGGTCCCTCGCGGGGATCAGGCCGGGCGGACCACGCTGTGGATCGACGAGTCGCCGTCGTAGAAGATCGACTCCTCGCGGACGTAGGTGCCGGGCTTCGGCGCGTGGATCATCATGCCGTTGCCGATGTAGACGCCCACATGAGTGATGTCGTCGTAGAAGAAGACGAGGTCACCGGGCTGGGCCTGGGACACAGTGACCGTGGTGCCTGCCTCGACCTGGTCGTAGGTGGTGCGGGGGAGGGAGACACCGGCGGCCTTCCACGCGCCCTGGGTCAGGCCCGAGCAGTCGTAGGAGCCGGGACCGGTGGCGCCCCAGACGTAGGGCTTGCCGATCTGCGCGCGGGCGAAGGCGAGGGCCTTCTCGGCCTTGGTCGCGTACGAGGAGCCCGTCGAGGCCGGCGGTGCGGTCGACGTGGAACCCGAGGAGCCGGAAGCGCCCGAGGAGCCGGAAGTGCCGGAGGGATCGGAAGTGCCGGAGGGGCCGCTCTCCGCCTGCTGCTGTTGCCGTGCCTCCTCCTCGACCTCCTGTCGCTCCGCCTGCTGCTGGGCGAGCTCGGCAGCCTTGCGGGCGGCTTCTTCCCGCTTCTTCTGCTCGGCCGCCGCGAGCCGCGCCTTCTCCTCGGCGGTCAGTTTCGACATCAGCTCACGCGCGGTGCTGAGCTTCTTCTGGACCGTGGCCTTGGCGGTCTTCAGGTCGTCCTGCGACTCGGTGAGCGTCGTGAGGCTCTCGGTGGCCTCCTTGCGCTTCTCCATCGTCTCGGACTGCTGGGTGACGTAGTCGTCGACCGCCGCCTTCTGGCGGCCGGTCATCCGGTCCATCAGCTGGTTCCGGTCGAAGAAGTCCTGCGGGGAGTCCGCGAGCAGGAAGGTCGCCGTGTCGGGGACGCCGGCACCGGTCCGGTACTGGGCGGCGGCGAAGGAACCCAGCTCCTCCCGTGCCTCGTTGAGCGTCTGGGTGCGCTTGGCCACGTCGTCGAGGAGGGCGTCGGCGCGCTTGCGCTGCTTCGAGGTCTTCTCCTTGACCGCGTTGTACTTCTCGGTCGCCGACTCCGCCTGGCGGTACAGGTCGTCGACCTTCTTCTCCACCTCCTCCAGGCTCGGCCGGTCGTCGTCCGAGGGGGCGGCGTCGGCCGTCTGGGAGAGGAGGGCCACGGAGGTGAGGGCCGCCGTGGCGAGAGCGGGGGTCCGTATGCCGGTCACGCGCGTACCCGGGGTGCGCGAATTGCGGTGCGACGCCAAGGGAGGCGACTCCTTCCAACGTTCTGCCGCGGGGGAGCGGCGAGGGCTCCCCCGCCGTCCTGGCTCCAGGGGATTCGGGAGGGGTGCGGGCGGGTAGGCCGGAAGGGCCGTCCTACGGCTGCTCCGGGGAAGGAGCGGGCCGATTCACCCCGGGTTCCCGGTGGGTTCCCGGCTCCGGCTGCCGCGGCGGCAGTGACGGACTCGGCGGAAGCCGCTCGCCCGGCGGGGTTCGCCGGTGGGGATCGCACGGCCCGCCCGAACCGTAGCCAACTCATGTGCCTCATGTGAAGGTTGATGGGTGATATGCCCGATACGTTTTCGTGACCTTCTTCGTCACGTCACCCAGGGTGAGCGCGTGATTCTTGAGGGTGGACGCACGTCCGGTCACCGGACGCGGGGCGGTGGCGAGCGCCGGAATACGGGGATGTTCCCGGGGTGGCCGCAGGTTGTCAGTGGGGCGCCCTAGACTCGGAGGGCGATGAGCAGCCTCTTTGACGACAGCTTCCTGGCGGACCTCCAGGGCCGGCGCGGCCCCGCGGACGAACCCCCGCCGCCACCCGAGGACGATCATGTGCCGGAGCAGGTTCCGGACGATCTGTTCGGCGGGAAGTTCGACGTGTCACCGGACCGGGACACCCACTACCGCGACGGCGCCCCGCGCCCGGTGCTGGACCCCGCGGCCCTCCTGGAAGGGCTGAACGACAACCAGCGCGCCGCCGTCGCGCACTCCGGCTCCCCGCTGCTCATCGTGGCCGGCGCCGGCTCCGGAAAGACCCGCGTCCTCACGCACCGCATCGCGTACCTGCTCGCCGCGCGGAGTGTCCACCCGGGCCAGATCCTGGCGATCACCTTCACCAACAAGGCCGCCGGCGAGATGAGGGAGCGCGTCGAGCAGCTCGTCGGCCCGCGCGCGGGCGCGATGTGGGTGATGACGTTCCACAGTGCCTGTGTGCGCATCCTGCGCCGCGAGAGCAAGAAGCTCGGTTTCACGTCGTCGTTCTCCATCTACGACGCCGCCGACTCCAAGCGCCTGATGGCCCTGGTCTGCCGTGACCTGGACCTCGACCCGAAGCGCTACCCGCCCAAGTCCTTCAGTGCCAAGATCAGCAATCTCAAGAACGAGCTGATCGACGAGGAGGACTTCGCCGCACAGGCGGGCGACGGCTTCGAGAAGACCCTCGCCCAGGCCTACGCGCTCTACCAGTCGCGGCTGCGCGAGGCCAACGCGCTCGACTTCGACGACCTGATCATGACCACGGTCAACCTGCTCCGGGCCTTCCCGGACGTCGCCGAGCACTACCGCCGCCGTTTCCGGCACGTCCTCGTGGACGAGTACCAGGACACCAACCACGCCCAGTACGCCCTCGTGCGCGAACTCGTCGGCCCCGGAGAACACCCCGCCGAGCGCCCCGGCGAGCACCCCGGCGACGTGCCGCCGGGCGCGGACCACCTGCCGCCCGCCGAACTGTGCGTGGTGGGCGACGCCGACCAGTCGATCTACGCCTTCCGCGGCGCGACCATCCGCAACATCCTCCAGTTCGAGGAGAACTACCCCAACGCGACGACGATCCTGCTGGAACAGAACTACCGCTCCACGCAGACGATCCTGAGCGCCGCCAACGCCGTCATCGAGCGCAACGAGTCCCGCCGCCCCAAGAACCTGTGGACCAACGCGGGCACCGGCGCGCAGATCACCGGATACGTCGCCGACACCGAGCACGACGAGGCCCAGTTCGTCTCCGACGAGATAGACCGGCTCACGGACGCGGGCAAGGCCAAGGCCGGCGACGTCGCCGTCTTCTACCGCACCAACGCACAGTCCCGTGTCTTCGAAGAGGTCTTCATCCGGGTCGGCCTGCCCTACAAGGTGGTCGGCGGCGTCCGCTTCTACGAGCGCAAGGAGGTCCGGGACGTCCTGGCCTACCTGCGGGTGCTCGCCAACCCCGAGGACTCGGTGCCGCTGCGCCGCATTCTCAACGTCCCCAAGCGGGGCATCGGTGACCGCGCGGAGGCCATGATCGACGCCCTCTCCCAGCGGGAGAAGATCAGTTTCCCCCAGGCGTTGAAGCGCGTCGACGAGGCGTACGGCATGGCCGCGCGCTCCACGAACGCGGTCAAGCGGTTCAACACGCTGATGGAGGACCTCCGTACGATCGTCGAGTCCGGCGCGGGCCCGGCGACCGTCCTGGAGG
Coding sequences within it:
- a CDS encoding C40 family peptidase, with the translated sequence MASHRNSRTPGTRVTGIRTPALATAALTSVALLSQTADAAPSDDDRPSLEEVEKKVDDLYRQAESATEKYNAVKEKTSKQRKRADALLDDVAKRTQTLNEAREELGSFAAAQYRTGAGVPDTATFLLADSPQDFFDRNQLMDRMTGRQKAAVDDYVTQQSETMEKRKEATESLTTLTESQDDLKTAKATVQKKLSTARELMSKLTAEEKARLAAAEQKKREEAARKAAELAQQQAERQEVEEEARQQQQAESGPSGTSDPSGTSGSSGASGSSGSTSTAPPASTGSSYATKAEKALAFARAQIGKPYVWGATGPGSYDCSGLTQGAWKAAGVSLPRTTYDQVEAGTTVTVSQAQPGDLVFFYDDITHVGVYIGNGMMIHAPKPGTYVREESIFYDGDSSIHSVVRPA
- the pcrA gene encoding DNA helicase PcrA, which produces MSSLFDDSFLADLQGRRGPADEPPPPPEDDHVPEQVPDDLFGGKFDVSPDRDTHYRDGAPRPVLDPAALLEGLNDNQRAAVAHSGSPLLIVAGAGSGKTRVLTHRIAYLLAARSVHPGQILAITFTNKAAGEMRERVEQLVGPRAGAMWVMTFHSACVRILRRESKKLGFTSSFSIYDAADSKRLMALVCRDLDLDPKRYPPKSFSAKISNLKNELIDEEDFAAQAGDGFEKTLAQAYALYQSRLREANALDFDDLIMTTVNLLRAFPDVAEHYRRRFRHVLVDEYQDTNHAQYALVRELVGPGEHPAERPGEHPGDVPPGADHLPPAELCVVGDADQSIYAFRGATIRNILQFEENYPNATTILLEQNYRSTQTILSAANAVIERNESRRPKNLWTNAGTGAQITGYVADTEHDEAQFVSDEIDRLTDAGKAKAGDVAVFYRTNAQSRVFEEVFIRVGLPYKVVGGVRFYERKEVRDVLAYLRVLANPEDSVPLRRILNVPKRGIGDRAEAMIDALSQREKISFPQALKRVDEAYGMAARSTNAVKRFNTLMEDLRTIVESGAGPATVLEAILERTGYLAELQASTDPQDETRIENLQELAAVALEFEKERGEGAVTPATPGAAAPGSTLADFLERVALVADSDQIPDEDEDGSGVITLMTLHTAKGLEFPVVFLTGMEDGVFPHMRALGETKELEEERRLAYVGITRARERLYLTRSTLRSAWGQPSYNPPSRFLEEIPAAHLEWKRTGATAPVSSGPVSGVAASLSSSRSRSSASGASGFATRRAAEKPVVSLTVGDRVTHDQFGLGTVVGVKGTGGNAEATVDFGDTKPKRLLLRYAPVEKL